In one window of Microplitis demolitor isolate Queensland-Clemson2020A chromosome 4, iyMicDemo2.1a, whole genome shotgun sequence DNA:
- the LOC103574231 gene encoding transmembrane protein 18: MSNSEFIATDTIDGVWPFLQSIEWKDPWLAILLAFHIAVTMTALMTRNHANFQIILFLILLLLVYFSESINEVAASKWMLFSKQQYFDSNGLFISIVFSVPILLNCMIMVASWLYQSSQLTTNLKRAQLRQRAKIRQSGDAASSVTNKSKDE; the protein is encoded by the exons ATGTCGAACTCAGAGTTTATCGCTACCGACACAATTGATGGTGTCTGGCCTTTTTTGCAAAGC ATCGAATGGAAGGATCCATGGCTAGCAATTTTATTAGCGTTTCATATCGCTGTAACAATGACTGCCTTGATGACCAGAAATCACGCTAACTTCCAGATAATATTATTCCTAATACtct tACTCTTAGTTTATTTTTCGGAAAGTATAAATGAAGTTGCGGCCAGTAAATGGAT gTTATTTTCAAAACAGCAATACTTCGACTCTAATGGCCTTTTTATATCTATAGTATTTTCCGTACCAATATTGCTGAATTGTATGATAATGGTC gCAAGTTGGCTTTATCAATCCAGTCAATTaacaacaaatttaaaacgaGCACAACTTCGGCAGCGGGCTAAAATTCGTCAAAGTGGTGATGCTGCGTCTAGCGTAACTAACAAGTCAAAAGACGAATAG
- the LOC103574216 gene encoding serine/threonine-protein phosphatase 4 regulatory subunit 2, with translation MDNPEEVLQALDEFSKMRPSEIPRELEDYLCFVAKTGDPVYQWSLIKPLFREKLVRVMTDFYENCPALDLASSPNIEHFNYDIMKCNLLELLESFASAPFTVQRICELLTSPRKEYNRVDKFMRAIEKNILVVSTKEPGPAARRSENGESMLNGSIDDDNNITPNNQSSQEVEMESWVKDCTTPDANSSSLTSSEHDQSLVETILPSNKILTKDVNNSSSIVDDNLTIHDNNKDQSSRLEMTVSSFISAAHMSNTPITSTSVNDTIAPAAPATTTTTTINNNNNNNNNNNISNATDQISPIANDVPEAIINEDTSSQPSLDSENDDSESSNNNNKKLQTTFQSKDFPDKINDEISDKFYTDNDKIVIESASIKNDELSKCIDDKSNPDIKDYDSKSGDESKSSYDSNLESGSPEKRQRLDNDSNNEFTDNNRNFSVVTSQEKIEINDNNCQIVSDTTIKCDKFQDTDNLIDNNKNLNENEKDLKSSDLNSHEIQAQSTLFITEQSTEFTSNDPIDNSEKSNENDKNTQESTSDDTPKPIIEEPPVESSSSSSSSSSSSSSSSPTSLSSEYTQENSKADKKSNSVIIQEAMDDDSKFNNSSINDPIPIIEEPKDELININTVPVSQLEVSDYRKADALTDANVNDNDNTAVNDGNKLQAPTQTEPETEELKVENNKNLVNLDSNNDATIELNTDLLPTIPELSSTPIEKEELMETESMEVDSEEPVQVFQQDEPMEQESGDQIRS, from the coding sequence ATGGATAATCCAGAGGAAGTGTTACAAGCTCTCgatgaattttctaaaatgcGACCATCTGAAATTCCACGTGAACTTGAAGATTATCTTTGTTTTGTTGCTAAAACTGGTGATCCAGTATATCAATGGTCATTAATAAAACCATTATTTCGTGAAAAATTAGTACGTGtgatgactgatttttatgaaaattgtcCGGCACTTGATTTGGCATCAAGCCCAAATATTGAGCATTTTAATTACGACATTATGAAATGTAATCTTCTTGAACTTTTGGAGTCATTTGCAAGTGCCCCATTTACTGTACAAAGGATATGTGAATTATTAACATCACCACGTAAAGAATATAATcgtgttgataaatttatgcgcgctattgaaaaaaatatattagttgTATCAACAAAAGAACCTGGTCCAGCAGCAAGACGAAGTGAAAATGGTGAGAGTATGTTAAATGGATCtattgatgatgataataatataacaccAAACAATCAATCTTCACAAGAAGTTGAAATGGAATCATGGGTTAAAGATTGTACTACTCCTGATGCTAATTCATCATCACTTACATCATCGGAACATGATCAATCATTAGTTGAAACTATTTTaccatcaaataaaattttaactaaagatgttaataattcatcatcgatcgttgatgataatttaacaatacatgataataataaagatcaATCATCAAGATTGGAAATGACTGTGTCTAGTTTTATATCTGCTGCTCATATGTCTAATACTCCAATAACATCAACTTCTGTTAATGATACTATTGCTCCTGCTGCTCctgctactactactactactactattaataataataataataataataataataacaatatttcaaATGCCACAGATCAAATATCACCAATTGCAAATGATGTTCCTGAAGCAATTATAAATGAAGATACTAGCTCACAACCAAGCTTGGATTCTGAAAATGATGATTCAGaatcatcaaataataataataaaaaactacaaacaACATTTCAATCAAAAGATTTTCCTGATAAAATCAATGACGaaatttctgataaattttatactgataatgataaaattgtaattgaatcagcatcaattaaaaatgatgaattaaGTAAATGTATTGATGATAAATCAAATCCAGATATAAAAGATTATGATTCTAAATCTGGTGATGAATCTAAATCATCTTATGACAGTAATTTAGAATCAGGATCACCAGAAAAACGTCAACGTTTAGATAatgattcaaataatgaatttacaGATAATAATCGTAATTTCTCGGTTGTCACATCAcaagaaaaaatagaaattaatgacaataattgtcaAATTGTCAGTGATACGACAATAAAATGTGACAAATTTCAAGATACAgataatttaatagataataataaaaatcttaatgaaaatgaaaaagatttaaaatcatCAGATTTAAATTCACATGAAATTCAAGCACAatcaacattatttattactgaacAATCAACAGAATTTACATCAAATGATCCAATAGATAATTCGgaaaaatcaaatgaaaatgataaaaatacacAAGAAAGTACTTCTGACGATACTCCAAAACCAATTATTGAAGAACCTCCAGTAGAATCATCATCTTCGTCGTCATCTTCctcttcttcatcatcatcgtcatcgcCAACCTCATTATCAAGTGAATACACACAAGAGAATTCAAAggctgataaaaaaagtaatagtgTTATTATTCAAGAAGCGATGGATGAtgacagtaaatttaataattcatcaaTTAACGATCCTATTCCAATTATTGAAGAACCTAAagatgaattaataaatataaatactgtaCCAGTTAGTCAATTAGAAGTATCTGATTATAGAAAAGCTGATGCTCTTACTGACGCTAATGTTAATGACAATGATAATACTGCTGTTAATGATGgtaataaattacaagcaCCAACACAAACGGAACCAGAAAcagaagaattaaaagtagaaaataataaaaatttagttaatttagATAGTAATAATGACGCTACTATTGAATTAAATACTGATTTATTACCTACTATTCCTGAATTATCAAGTACTCCAATAGAAAAAGAAGAATTAATGGAAACTGAATCAATGGAAGTCGACAGTGAGGAACCTGTTCAAGTATTTCAACAAGACGAACCAATGGAACAAGAAAGTGGAGATCAGATaagaagttaa
- the LOC103574232 gene encoding ATP-binding cassette sub-family B member 10, mitochondrial, whose amino-acid sequence MTHSGKMISCVKFLRKFQRIKINIPLKCYYHTLRVNNKNIYKTKNLNIFKINYSNTSKVKLNDIKSGGVPKERIPNKSEIKRLLLLARPEKWKLTGAITLLLISSTVTMAVPFCLGKIIDIIYTEDKNKTKDNLNKLSIVLLAVFMIGGMCNFGRIYFMSTSGYRITQSLRKKAYSAILSQETGMFDKISTGELVGRLSGDAQLVSSAITSNVSDGLRSSITTLAGVSMMFHLSPQLACVGLGVVPPITGLAIVYGRFVKKISKDLQSSLAVLNTTAEERIGNIRTVKAFAQEKNEIKRYSSKLDDLLNLCYKESLYRGIFFGLTGFTGNAIILSVLYYGGVMISDAAITVGNLSAFLLYAAYTGMSLSGISNFYTELNRALGASTRLFEYIDRKPKIPIEGGKILDKPLRGEIIFDNISFKYPTREDCWILNNFSLNLSVCSVNAIVGPSGSGKSTIALLLLRLYDPQSGNILIDNYNIKELNPPWIKSQIGFVSQEPVLFNGTIKENISYGRDDASDNDIIEAAKLANVLEFTQRMTDGLDTLVGERGVTLSGGQRQRVAIARALIKNPKILILDEATSALDAESENYVQEALERATQGRTVLTIAHRLSTIKNSDKIAVIDKGQVVEIGNYNELMLIENGLFKKLVKHQTFT is encoded by the exons atGACACATTCTGGTAAAATGATAagttgtgttaaatttttgcgTAAATTTCAacggattaaaataaatataccattaaaatgttattaccATACGTTAagagttaataataaaaatatatataaaacaaaaaatctaaatatatttaaaataaattatagtaacacatcaaaagttaaattaaatgatattaaatctgGCGGAGTACCTAAAGAACGTATACCAaataaatcagaaataaaacGATTATTGTTATTAGCAAGACCTGAAAAATGGAAATTAACTGGTGCAATAacactattattaatatcatcaaCAGTGACAATGGCTGTGCCATTTTGTTtaggaaaaataatagatataatatatactgAAGAcaagaataaaacaaaagataatttaaataaattgagtatAGTATTACTTGCTGTATTTATGATTGGTGGTATGTGTAATTTTGgtagaatatattttatgtcaaCTTCTGGATACCGCATAACACAAAGTCTACGTAAAAAAGCTTACTCTGCAATATTGAGCCAAGAAACAGGCATGTTCGATAAAATAAGTACCGGTGAATTAGTTGGAAGACTGTCtg gtGACGCCCAATTAGTTAGTTCAGCAATAACAAGTAACGTATCTGATGGTTTACGTTCATCAATAACAACATTAGCTGGTGTTTCAATGATGTTTCATTTATCACCTCAACTTGCTTGTGTTGGATTAGGAGTTGTTCCACCAATAACAGGTTTAGCAATAGTATACGGtcgttttgttaaaaaaatatcaaaagatCTTCAAAGTAGTTTAGCAGTACTAAATACAACAGCTGAAGAAAGAATAGGTAATATAAGAACAGTAAAAGCTTTtgcacaagaaaaaaatgaaataaaacgtTATAGTTCAAAGCttgatgatttattaaatttatgttacaAAGAAAGTTTGTATAGAGGTATATTTTTTGGTTTGACTGGTTTTACGGGTAatgctattattttatctgTATTGTATTACGGTGGTGTTATGATATCAGACGCAGCAATAACTGTTGGTAATCTTAGTGCATTTTTATTGTATGCTGCTTATACTGGTATGTCACTAAGTGGTATATCTAATTTTTACACTGAATTAAATCGTGCATTAGGTGCAAGTACAAGACTTTTTGAATATATAGATCGTAAACCAAAAATACCTATTGAAggaggaaaaattttagacaaaCCATTGAGGggtgaaataatatttgataacatttcttttaaatatccGACAAGAGAAGATTGTtggatattaaataacttttcattaaatttatcagtttgTTCTGTTAATGCTATCGTTGGTCCATCGGGTTCTGGAAAGTCAACAATcgctttattattattacgattaTACGATCCGCAATCtggtaatattttaatagataattataatattaaggAATTAAATCCACCGTGGATCAAATCACAAATCGGATTTGTATCACAAGAGCCCGTTTTATTTAATGGTactattaaagaaaatataagtTATGGTAGAGATGATGCCAGTGACAATGATATTATTGAAGCGGCAAAACTAGCAAATGTTTTGGAATTTACTCAAAGAATGACTGACGGATTGGATACTCTCGTTGGAGAACGTGGTGTTACTTTGAGTGGAGGACAACGACAACGAGTTGCTATTGCAAGAgctttaataaaa AATCCgaagattttaattttggatGAAGCGACCAGCGCACTTGACGCTGAAAGTGAAAATTATGTCCAAGAAGCATTAGAACGAGCTACTCAAggtcgtacggtattaacgaTAGCCCATCGATTgagtacaattaaaaattcagataaaattgcAGTTATTGACAAAGGTCAGGTTGTTGAAATTGgtaattataatgaattaatgttaattgaaaatggattatttaaaaaattagttaaacaTCAAACATTCACttaa
- the LOC103569090 gene encoding zinc finger CCCH domain-containing protein 15 homolog: protein MPPKKAPAPSKKTELKKKEKVIEDKTFGLKNKKGAKQQKFIQQVEKQVKPGAGSKKDDPKKLEKEKKLKEQQELALLFKPVQTQKVEKGTDPKSVVCAFFKQGQCAKGDKCKFSHDLTIERKAEKRSLYCDMRDDDKEADTMDKWDEDKLKEVVEKKHGSGGVRPTTDIICKHFLEAVEKSKYGWFWECPSKQKCIYRHALPPGFVLKKDKKKEDKKDEISLEDLIERERANLGPNQTKITLETFLAWKKRKLREKKEKAEKDEEKKRSDYKAGRQVGISGREMFFFNPELAAGDGIDDGDEAIDSYALHEEDTENIEYRELDMDQLAMEASELDTAGITIAQTDRLKSTINEPNNDKVNGEYSVTVVGEGATALAINENLFTEDDLEGLEDELGDLDMEE from the exons ATGCCGCCAAAAAAGGCACCAGCTCCCAGTAAAAAAACGGAATTGAAGAAAAAGGAAAAAGTTATTGAG gaTAAAACGTTcggattgaaaaataaaaaaggtgCGAAACAGCAAAAATTTATACAGCAAGTAGAAAAGCAGGTGAAACCTGGAGCTGGATCCAAAAAAGATGACcctaaaaaacttgaaaaagaaaagaagttAAAAGAGCAACAAGAGTTGGCACTATTATTTAAACCCGTGCAGActcaaaaagttgaaaaag gTACTGATCCCAAGTCTGTAGTATGTGCATTTTTCAAACAAGGCCAATGTGCCAAGGgtgataaatgtaaattttctcATGACTTGACAATTGAACGTAAAGCTGAAAAAAGATCACTGTATTGTGATATGAGAGATGATGACAAAGAAGCAGATACGATGGATAAATGGGatgaagataaattaaaagaagttGTGGAGAAAAAACACGGTAGTGGAGGAGTTAGACCTACTACAGACATT atttgcAAACATTTCTTGGAAGCTGTCGAGAAATCAAAATATGGATGGTTTTGGGAATGTCCttcaaaacaaaaatgtatctacaGACATGCATTACCGCCAGGTTTTGTtcttaaaaaagataaaaagaaaGAAGACAAAAAAGATGAAATTTCTCTTGAAGATTTGATTGAAAGAGAACGAGCTAATTTAGGACCTAatcaa acaaaaATAACGCTTGAGACTTTCTTAGCTTGGAAAAAACGTAAGCTGAgagaaaagaaagaaaaagctGAAAAAGATGAAGAGAAAAAACGTAGTGATTACAAAGCTGGTCGACAAGTTGGTATATCAGGTCGTGAAATGTTCTTTTTCAATCCTGAGCTTGCTGCAGGagatg GTattgatgatggtgatgaagCTATTGATAGCTATGCATTACACGAAGAAGACactgaaaatattgaataccGTGAACTCGATATGGATCAATTAGCAATGGAAGCTAGTGAACTAGATACAGCTGGAATAACAATTGCTCAAACTGATAGATTAAAGAGTACTATAAATGAAcctaataatgataaagttaaTGGTGAATATTccg tcACTGTAGTTGGAGAAGGAGCTACTGCATTAGCTATCAATGAAAATCTATTCACCGAAGATGATTTAGAAGGTTTAGAAGATGAACTCGGGGACCTGGACATGGAGGAGTGA
- the LOC103574217 gene encoding magnesium-dependent phosphatase 1, translating to MATENNENIKKPKIIVFDLDYTLWPFWIDTHVTPPFSRKNGSIVDAQGKKIKYYEQVPEILENLAKEGFEIGIASRTSEIKGAYQLLKLLNWDKYIKYTEIYPGCKITHFNKIKKASGVDFKDMIFFDDERRNIDDLTKVGVLSIYVQNGLNKNEIKNGLEKFKSRQ from the exons atggccacagaaaataatgaaaatattaaaaaacctAAGATAATTGTCTTCGATctcg attacACACTGTGGCCATTTTGGATTGATACTCACGTGACTCCGCCATTTTCTCGAAA aaatggCTCTATAGTAGACGCACaaggcaaaaaaataaaatattacgagCAAGTACcggaaattttagaaaatttagcCAAAGAAGGCTTCGAAATTGGCATCGCCTCGCGTACTTCCGAAATAAAAGGAGCATatcaattacttaaattattaaactggGATAAATATATCAAGTATACGGAAATATATCCTGGATGCAAGATTACGCactttaataa GATCAAAAAAGCATCAGGAGTTGATTTTAAagacatgattttttttgatgatGAACGTCGCAATATAGATGACCTAACGAAAGTAGGCGTACTATCAATTTACGTTCAAAATGGCTTgaacaaaaatgaaataaaaaatggcctagaaaaatttaaatctcgccaataa